Sequence from the Deltaproteobacteria bacterium genome:
GAAAAACGAGGAATTGAATTCGCCTATCCAACACAGACTCTGTACTTGAATAAAACGAATAAAACTGAATGAAGACAATTAGAAAAGCTCATGAGTCACTTAAAGAAATCCAAGCCTGTTAAATTAATAATGAGCATAATCTTCAAAGAAAAAGAGGTTCTCGAGTGTGTTATGCACGACCTTAACAGGGCATTTGGCCAAACAGATTTTGTGAGTGAAATTCTTCCCTTTGATTTTACAGACTATTATTGTAAAGAGATGGGCAAACCTTTGAAACGACAATTTATCAGTTTTCTAAAACTGATACCCCCAGAAATATTACCAAAGATAAAACTTGAAACCAATCAGGTAGAGTTAAAATATACCAGAGATGGAAAGAGACAAGCCAACATTGACCCTGGTTACATCAGTGCTGAAAGATTGGTTCTGGCTACTGGCAAAAATTTTACCCATCGCATCTATCTAAATGATGGAGTTTATGCGGATTTAACACTAATATATCAAAACAAAAATTTCAGACCACTGTCCTGGACTTATCCAGACTATGTCAGCCCCAAGATAAGAGAAATTTTCAAACAGATAAGAAAAAAATATCTGCTACAATCGCATTTAACATTTGACAATAATGATAAATTATGACATTTTTCAAAGATGGATTCTTTAGGAACATTTTTAAGAAAAGAAAGAGAACAAAAGGACATTGCTTTAGAAACTTTATCCGAAAAAACGAGGATTCCTCTCAAGTTTCTGCAAGCAATGGAAGAAGATAGATGGGATGAGTTGCCATCCTTAGTTTATATTCAAGGTTATCTCCGCAGTTATGCTTTATATTTAGGCTTTTCTCCAGAAAAGGTGTTCACGCGCTACAAGAACGAAGTCTTGAAGAAAGATGAACCTCAGAAAGAAACCATTCCTCCACCGAAACCTCCAAACTACAAGAAAATCATTAGGTTTGTTGTAACTTTAGTAATTTTGTTACTGATAATCTGGTTATTCGTTCCCTCTAAGAAAAAAACTAAAAATCATATAAAAAAGACCGCTCCTTTAGAATCAAACATTACCATTACACAAGAACCCTGCCCAGAAGCGATAATTTCTCCTGAATCAAACACCGCCCTTGTGCAAAAACCATCTCATCCGCTTTCCGTTCAATCTTTTATAGCACATAAAAATGAAGAAGCGGATCATCTGGAAGTGGCAAGAATATATATTTGTAAAGGCATAAAGGATAGAGAGCCAAGAGCACCCAAAAAAAGCTTTATCTTTAAAAAACCTTTTTCTCTATTTTGCTTCACAGAAATCAAAGATGCGGGAAAAGAATGCTCAATTAAACATGTATGGTACCACGAACAAAAAGAAATACAAGAAATTTCATTATATGTTAGGGGAAAAAGATGGCGCACCTGGAGTAGAAAGCTCATTACAGAAAAAATGAAAGGAAATTGGAAGGTGGATATTTTGGACGAGAAAAATAAATTGCTATCCTCTATTTCATTTACTGTTTACTAATTACAGCCACCTAATGTTTTGCCTTTTTCCTATTTCCCGCATAAAAACAGAAGGTCTTCCTCCAGACAAAATAAACACCTTTTTACGCGCTCTGGTAATAGCAACATAAAGCAATCTTCTCTCTTCTTCTAAACTGCTCT
This genomic interval carries:
- a CDS encoding DUF4416 family protein, encoding MSHLKKSKPVKLIMSIIFKEKEVLECVMHDLNRAFGQTDFVSEILPFDFTDYYCKEMGKPLKRQFISFLKLIPPEILPKIKLETNQVELKYTRDGKRQANIDPGYISAERLVLATGKNFTHRIYLNDGVYADLTLIYQNKNFRPLSWTYPDYVSPKIREIFKQIRKKYLLQSHLTFDNNDKL
- a CDS encoding DUF2914 domain-containing protein codes for the protein MDSLGTFLRKEREQKDIALETLSEKTRIPLKFLQAMEEDRWDELPSLVYIQGYLRSYALYLGFSPEKVFTRYKNEVLKKDEPQKETIPPPKPPNYKKIIRFVVTLVILLLIIWLFVPSKKKTKNHIKKTAPLESNITITQEPCPEAIISPESNTALVQKPSHPLSVQSFIAHKNEEADHLEVARIYICKGIKDREPRAPKKSFIFKKPFSLFCFTEIKDAGKECSIKHVWYHEQKEIQEISLYVRGKRWRTWSRKLITEKMKGNWKVDILDEKNKLLSSISFTVY